One window from the genome of Bacillus tianshenii encodes:
- a CDS encoding TAXI family TRAP transporter solute-binding subunit, whose protein sequence is MKIKRNFLFVLLLALSMVMAACGGQQASPAPDNEEGAEEQQQGTQNLTIATGGTTGTYFPVGTAIGQAMSKSDQFKVTAQSTGGSIANLRMIKQGEVELILSAANTGFAGYKGEDPFKEPIENIRAIAGLYPETFQFIVKKDSGMKTIDDLKGKRVAVGSPGSGTERTGKLMLEAHGITYDDIKPEFLGFGEAVTALKDGGIDAAIIGSGVPTAAVVDASSSMEIDLLNVDKEKFESFIEDEPFVITNTIPAGTYEGVDYEVTTAASPAMLLTSTEMDEEAIYNLTKTMFENINVIQEAHVQGKNISLDTALKGISIPLHPGAEKYYKEEGKDVSGIGQ, encoded by the coding sequence ATGAAAATTAAACGCAATTTTTTATTTGTTTTATTGTTAGCGCTTTCAATGGTAATGGCAGCGTGTGGAGGACAGCAAGCTTCACCTGCGCCAGATAATGAAGAAGGGGCAGAGGAACAACAACAAGGGACGCAAAATTTAACAATCGCCACGGGTGGAACGACAGGTACGTATTTTCCAGTTGGAACTGCTATCGGTCAAGCGATGAGTAAAAGTGATCAATTTAAAGTGACAGCGCAATCGACAGGTGGTTCAATTGCTAACCTTCGAATGATCAAACAAGGTGAGGTTGAGTTAATCTTATCCGCTGCAAATACTGGTTTTGCAGGGTATAAAGGAGAAGACCCTTTCAAGGAGCCAATTGAAAACATTCGAGCAATTGCTGGGCTGTATCCAGAAACATTCCAATTTATTGTGAAAAAAGATTCTGGTATGAAAACAATTGATGATTTAAAAGGAAAACGAGTTGCAGTTGGTTCGCCTGGTAGTGGTACAGAGCGTACGGGGAAATTAATGCTTGAGGCTCACGGGATTACTTATGATGATATTAAGCCTGAGTTTCTAGGATTTGGTGAAGCAGTTACAGCCTTGAAAGATGGTGGAATTGATGCTGCAATCATTGGTTCAGGTGTACCGACAGCTGCAGTTGTGGATGCTTCATCTTCTATGGAAATCGACCTGCTAAATGTAGATAAGGAGAAATTCGAAAGCTTTATCGAGGACGAGCCATTCGTTATAACAAATACCATTCCAGCAGGTACGTACGAAGGTGTTGATTATGAAGTAACAACAGCAGCTTCACCAGCAATGCTATTAACTTCAACAGAGATGGATGAAGAAGCTATCTATAACCTTACAAAAACAATGTTTGAAAACATTAACGTTATCCAAGAAGCACATGTGCAAGGTAAAAACATTTCACTTGATACAGCGCTCAAAGGCATTTCGATTCCATTACATCCAGGAGCGGAAAAATATTATAAAGAAGAAGGCAAAGACGTTAGTGGTATCGGTCAATAG
- a CDS encoding TRAP transporter permease, whose translation MSNQSTLNSQQDEKEYDSESKVRDLKKWLKTVVTIIAVSFSLYQLYSAGVSSLPAMQHRAIHLSFALVLIFILYPVTQKGKGKFPIFDLIPILASVSIGAYITINYMELVYRQGAPTTMDQVMSVIAILLCLEACRRTMGLSLSIVALCFLAYNFFGQYLSGPLAHNGFTLGRILEHQYLTSEGIYGVAIYVTSTFIFTFILFGAFLQVTGGGKAFIDLAFAITGRYRGGPAKAAVFASGFMGSISGSSFANVASTGIFTIPLMKQVGYKKEFAGGVEAAASSGGQIMPPVMGAAAFIMAEMTGISYNQLIVYAAFPAILYFFSVFLMVDFRAAKIGLKGLSKEEIPSVKETLKKSIFVLVGPVAIIYFLVAGFSPIKASFYAVLVVIAGSYFRKDTRLTFPRLIEALELGARNSIGLISACAVAGLIVGTVTLTGIGVKFADLVNLLSSGSVYIALVLTMLASIVMGMGLPTAALYIILATMAAPALVNLGIALPAAHLFIFYFGCMAAVTPPVALSSFLAAGIAGGNPISTSIQGLKLSLAAFLLPFVFVLNPAILWYETDLLHFSGVALTSIIGIIALAASLEGYIMSKLLYWQRIVLFASALLLLVPGLVTDLVGVITILCIIGFNSFRKNPVENSKIENHSSA comes from the coding sequence TTGAGTAACCAATCTACCTTAAATTCTCAACAGGATGAAAAAGAATATGATTCTGAAAGTAAGGTAAGGGACTTGAAAAAATGGTTGAAAACAGTCGTAACCATTATTGCTGTCTCATTTTCATTATATCAATTGTATTCAGCTGGGGTTTCTTCCCTTCCAGCAATGCAGCATAGAGCGATTCACCTTTCTTTTGCATTGGTGCTGATTTTCATTCTGTATCCTGTAACGCAAAAAGGCAAAGGTAAGTTTCCGATTTTTGATCTCATACCAATTCTCGCAAGTGTCTCAATAGGTGCCTATATTACGATCAACTATATGGAATTAGTTTATCGGCAAGGTGCACCTACTACAATGGACCAAGTGATGTCTGTTATTGCAATTCTTTTATGTCTTGAAGCATGTCGTAGAACAATGGGATTATCGCTTAGCATTGTTGCTTTATGTTTCTTGGCTTATAACTTCTTTGGTCAATATTTATCAGGGCCTCTTGCACATAATGGCTTTACACTTGGTCGTATACTCGAGCATCAATATTTAACATCAGAAGGGATCTATGGAGTAGCGATCTATGTAACTTCGACCTTCATTTTTACCTTTATCTTATTCGGTGCATTTCTCCAAGTAACTGGTGGCGGAAAAGCGTTTATTGATTTAGCGTTTGCTATTACAGGTAGATATCGAGGTGGGCCGGCAAAGGCTGCTGTATTCGCAAGTGGATTTATGGGAAGTATTTCTGGAAGCTCATTTGCAAATGTAGCGAGCACAGGCATCTTTACTATCCCATTGATGAAGCAGGTTGGATACAAAAAAGAATTTGCAGGTGGAGTTGAAGCTGCGGCTTCTTCAGGCGGTCAAATTATGCCACCGGTTATGGGGGCTGCCGCATTTATCATGGCTGAAATGACAGGTATTTCTTACAATCAATTAATTGTATATGCCGCATTTCCTGCTATTCTTTATTTCTTCTCGGTGTTTCTTATGGTTGATTTTCGTGCAGCGAAAATTGGGTTGAAAGGATTAAGCAAAGAGGAAATTCCTAGTGTGAAGGAAACGTTAAAGAAAAGTATTTTTGTTCTTGTCGGACCTGTGGCGATTATCTACTTTTTAGTTGCTGGGTTTTCTCCTATTAAGGCTTCCTTCTATGCGGTATTAGTGGTCATTGCAGGAAGTTATTTTAGAAAGGATACAAGATTAACATTTCCTAGATTAATAGAAGCGCTAGAGTTAGGTGCGAGAAATTCGATTGGGTTAATTTCAGCCTGTGCTGTCGCTGGCTTAATTGTGGGTACTGTAACGTTGACAGGTATAGGGGTGAAGTTTGCTGATTTAGTAAACCTCTTATCAAGTGGCTCCGTATATATTGCATTAGTATTAACGATGCTTGCAAGCATTGTAATGGGAATGGGACTTCCGACTGCTGCTTTATATATAATTTTAGCGACGATGGCAGCTCCAGCCCTTGTGAACTTAGGAATTGCTCTGCCGGCAGCTCATTTATTTATTTTCTACTTTGGTTGTATGGCTGCAGTCACACCTCCAGTCGCCTTAAGCTCGTTTTTAGCAGCTGGTATTGCTGGTGGTAATCCGATTTCGACATCGATTCAAGGCTTGAAGTTATCCTTAGCAGCATTCTTGTTGCCGTTTGTATTTGTATTAAATCCAGCTATTCTATGGTATGAAACTGATTTATTACACTTTTCTGGAGTAGCGCTTACCTCAATTATTGGAATTATCGCCTTAGCAGCGAGCTTAGAAGGGTATATCATGAGCAAATTATTGTACTGGCAAAGAATTGTTTTATTTGCTTCAGCGCTATTATTGCTTGTACCAGGATTAGTGACAGATTTAGTTGGGGTGATAACAATTCTATGTATTATAGGTTTTAATTCCTTTAGAAAAAACCCTGTAGAAAATTCTAAAATTGAAAATCACTCTTCGGCTTGA
- a CDS encoding (2Fe-2S)-binding protein: MLHLIDEFSIVCRCEEINRAEIEESIDAGARTLDDIKRLTRCGMGACQWKTCKTTVEKILQHKLPHQDIKADTPSLRYPLFPIEIKKLVSMKAYKEVKPQQYGENNEKSV, from the coding sequence ATGCTTCACTTAATTGACGAATTTTCAATTGTGTGTAGGTGTGAAGAAATTAATCGCGCTGAAATTGAAGAAAGCATTGATGCTGGCGCACGCACGTTAGATGATATAAAGCGCCTTACGCGTTGTGGAATGGGAGCTTGTCAGTGGAAGACGTGCAAAACAACTGTAGAGAAAATTTTACAACATAAATTACCGCATCAGGACATTAAAGCTGATACGCCTAGCTTAAGGTATCCTTTATTTCCAATTGAAATAAAAAAATTGGTGAGTATGAAAGCGTACAAAGAAGTTAAGCCACAACAGTATGGTGAAAATAATGAAAAAAGTGTATAA
- a CDS encoding FAD-binding oxidoreductase: protein MKKVYKTIILGSGIIGSTIAYHLSKQEDGILIIDKHAPASGTSSATQAWVWVHTKKPDFYAELSMYSSELYLNLKKELSYEFEFHRSGGITPIFTEEEWENAEKLVQTQKKVGINVKLLSKKRALKKEPALNPSIIGAMYSPLDAHVNPMRLVYSLIKEAEKNGVQTSFYNEVIFAEKLDAGGYKVETQQGTFFAERLVIAGGPWAPQIGKWFDIDIPIELVKGQIMVTEPIQPIIKHIVRGMRQTNNGELLIGMSSERTGFDRSTTFDVLKQSAQLASHLIPALEDVKIVRHFAGIRAVPKDKLPIFGEVDGHEGLFVAATHSGITLAPIIGLLMTEIISGKEPTISYDPYDIKRFEKSNKVEV, encoded by the coding sequence ATGAAAAAAGTGTATAAAACAATTATTCTAGGCTCGGGTATTATTGGCTCAACGATAGCTTACCATCTATCTAAGCAAGAAGACGGGATTTTAATTATCGATAAGCATGCACCTGCCTCTGGAACATCAAGCGCTACACAAGCGTGGGTGTGGGTTCATACGAAGAAACCGGACTTTTATGCTGAATTATCCATGTATAGCTCAGAGTTATATTTAAATCTCAAAAAAGAGCTTTCTTATGAATTTGAATTTCATCGTAGTGGGGGCATAACGCCGATCTTTACTGAGGAAGAATGGGAGAATGCTGAAAAGCTTGTTCAAACACAAAAGAAAGTGGGCATTAATGTGAAGCTGCTTTCTAAGAAACGCGCCCTTAAGAAGGAACCAGCTTTGAATCCTAGCATTATTGGTGCGATGTATAGTCCATTAGATGCTCACGTGAATCCTATGAGACTCGTGTATAGCTTAATAAAGGAAGCAGAAAAGAATGGGGTTCAAACCTCCTTTTATAATGAAGTTATATTTGCAGAGAAATTAGATGCTGGAGGATATAAGGTCGAAACACAGCAAGGGACATTTTTTGCTGAACGCCTCGTAATTGCAGGTGGGCCATGGGCCCCGCAAATTGGAAAGTGGTTTGATATCGATATTCCGATTGAGTTAGTTAAAGGACAAATTATGGTCACTGAACCAATCCAGCCGATTATTAAACATATTGTCAGAGGAATGAGACAGACGAATAATGGTGAGCTGCTAATCGGTATGTCGAGCGAGAGGACTGGCTTTGATAGAAGTACAACATTTGATGTTCTAAAGCAAAGTGCACAGCTAGCTTCACATCTTATTCCTGCCTTAGAGGATGTGAAAATTGTGAGACACTTTGCTGGTATTAGAGCTGTGCCGAAAGATAAGCTACCGATCTTTGGTGAGGTAGACGGGCATGAAGGACTGTTTGTTGCTGCTACCCATAGTGGGATAACGCTGGCTCCGATCATTGGACTGTTAATGACTGAAATTATTTCTGGTAAAGAGCCGACCATTTCATATGACCCTTATGACATTAAACGGTTTGAAAAGTCAAATAAAGTAGAGGTGTAA
- a CDS encoding ornithine cyclodeaminase family protein, with translation MELIIKHIEEVISLHEKGDYNLPTKTTLRWGDIDSEKTSGRINSMPGFIGGEYQASGIKWISSAPQNPFKYNLPRAAGIIVINDSETLIPVAIMDGTLISAMRTGAVSGVAAKYLAKTNVNVLGLIGAGVQNRTQLMAMMSVFPRIEKVKVNDLNNDRAKAFCEEMADMFDIEFEIVTEAEHAVRGADIFITATVTDAPIVKPHWVDEGTLHIHVGSHECEFDVLHQADKIVVDDWEELKHRGVETISIMYAQGEFDPKNIYAELGNIVNGKKAGRETDKERIYFNSVGMGIEDVAIGKVIYERAKQLGVGQRLSLWESLSLV, from the coding sequence ATGGAATTAATAATAAAACATATAGAAGAAGTTATTTCTCTTCATGAAAAAGGTGATTATAATTTACCTACAAAAACCACGCTTAGATGGGGAGATATTGACAGTGAAAAAACAAGCGGAAGAATTAATTCGATGCCAGGGTTTATTGGTGGAGAATATCAAGCCTCAGGGATAAAGTGGATTTCAAGTGCACCTCAAAATCCTTTTAAATATAACTTACCAAGAGCTGCTGGAATTATTGTAATAAACGATTCGGAAACACTTATTCCTGTGGCTATTATGGATGGAACCCTTATAAGTGCTATGCGCACAGGTGCTGTTTCAGGAGTGGCTGCTAAATATTTAGCAAAAACAAACGTAAACGTGCTTGGATTAATTGGGGCTGGGGTTCAAAATCGTACTCAGCTTATGGCAATGATGAGTGTCTTTCCAAGGATAGAGAAAGTGAAGGTAAATGACCTCAATAATGATCGTGCAAAAGCATTTTGTGAAGAAATGGCGGATATGTTTGATATTGAATTTGAAATTGTTACTGAAGCTGAACATGCTGTAAGAGGTGCTGATATTTTTATCACTGCTACTGTAACAGATGCACCCATTGTAAAGCCGCACTGGGTTGATGAAGGTACTCTCCATATCCACGTAGGTAGCCATGAATGTGAGTTCGATGTTTTGCACCAGGCAGATAAAATAGTAGTAGATGATTGGGAGGAGTTAAAACATAGAGGCGTTGAAACGATTTCAATCATGTATGCTCAAGGTGAATTTGATCCGAAGAATATCTATGCAGAATTAGGGAATATCGTAAATGGAAAGAAAGCAGGACGTGAAACGGATAAAGAAAGAATTTACTTCAATAGCGTTGGCATGGGAATTGAAGATGTTGCAATTGGAAAAGTTATTTATGAACGCGCAAAACAATTAGGTGTAGGCCAAAGGTTAAGTTTGTGGGAGTCGCTAAGCTTAGTTTAA